The Nitrosarchaeum sp. genomic interval CGATCATTAAATGAAACGCCTCCTCCTGGGCTATCTAGAAAAGATCATATTGTAAAAATTCTATATGATGAACTTGCAAAGCTGCTAGGAAAAGAATCTGATTTTGATTTTAAATCTGATAGACAAAACAAGTTAATCATGCTTGGAATTCAAGGTAGCGGAAAAACAACTGTAACTGCTAAACTTGCTAAATTCTTAACCAAACAAGGATATTCCGTTGGTGTTATAGGGGCTGATACTTACAGACCTGGGGCTTTAGTACAATTAAGAACCATGTGTGAAAAATCTAATGTTGAGGTATATGGTGAACCAAGCAACAAAAATTCTCCAGATATTGTGAAAAATGGATTAAAGTATTTTGAATCATTGCCTTTAGATGTGATATTAATTGATACTGCTGGACGACATAAAGAAGAAAAAGATCTTTTGTCTGAAATGGAACAAATTAACAAGGTAGCAGAACCTGACCTCGCAATACTTGTAATTGATGGAACTATCGGTCAACAGTGTTTTAATCAAGCAGAAGCATTTCATAAAACAATTCCCGTCGGTGGAATTATTATTACAAAATTAGATAGCTCTGCAAAAGGTGGTGGCGCAATAGCTGCATCTGCAGCTACGGGTGCTCAAATTATGTATATTGGAACTGGTGAAAGAATTGATGATTTAGAAAAGTTTTCACCAACACGATTTGTTGGCAGATTACTTGGAATGGGTGATATTCAAGCAGTTTTAGATTTAGCAAAAAGATTAGAAAATGAGGGTGATGATGTTAGACTAAAAAGAATTTCAAGTGGAAAAATGAACATGGATGATTTTTTCTATCAATTGGAAGAAGTTACCAAAGTAGGATCATTGAAAGGATTTCTTGATAACATGCCGGGACTTTCAGGTATGGTTAAAGATGATCAATTAGATCAAATGGAAGGACGAGTTTCTAAATGGAGATTTATTATTCAAAGTATGACCAAGGAAGAAAAAGCAGATCCTGATCTAATGAATTCATCTAGGATTAAAAGAATTTCAAGGGGTTCTGGTTGGCCAGAACACGAAGTGAAAGAATTACTAAAAAATTATAAAAATTCAAAAAGTATGATGAAAGCATCAAAAGGAAGACAGATGCAGGGTACTCTTCGTCGTATGGGATTCGGTTAGAGTTTTTATTTCTTAAATATTGAAAATTAAAATGACTACTCTTAAAGAAATTATTCCTATATCAAATGAATTAATGAAAAATTACGGTCTATGCGATAGTTGTCTAGGTAGGCTTTTTTCTAAACAGCTAAATTTATCTTCAAATAAACTACTTGGAAAAAAATTAAAGGCACATGTAAAACAATCCACAAAAAAATGCTTTATTTGTAAAAATTTATTGGATAATCTTTCTACATATTTGAAATTGATGTTAGATGCTTCTTCAAAATATAATTACTCTTCAATAGTTATTGGAGCCTTAATCAAACCATCCATCGTAGATAGAGATGATTATATAAAATCAAAATACAAACTACGTGGAATTGATAGTGTTAAAACTGATATTACAAAAGAACTTGGAAAACAATTTGTAAAAAAAACAAAGAAAATTATTGATTTTTTAAATCCTGATCTCACATTTACAATTAACTTTAAAGATGAATCATGCCAAATACGCTCAAAATCCATTATGTTGTACGGACGATATACAAAGTCTGAGCGAGGACTTCCACAAAAACAAAAGTCTTGTACTAATTGTTATGGAAAAGGTTGTAAGAGTTGTAACCTTCATGGCATTTCTGAATATGACAGTATTGAGGGTAAAATCTCAGAATTTCTTTTTACTAAATTTGGCGGTACTACAACAAAATTTACTTGGGTTGGAGGCGAAGATCAATCAAGTCTAGTTTTAGGTTCAGGTCGTCCATTTTTTGTCAAACTTCAAAACCCATTTAAAAGAAATATTTCACTCCCCAAAAAAATAATTTCTGATAAAGTTACTATTCATAATTTGAAAATTATATCTGACCCTCCAAAAACTCCTATCAAATTCAACTCACTAATAGAATTAAAAATATCTACGGAGCATGAAATCATTCCTGAGAATCTGAAGAAATTAAAAAATATGCTCTCAAATTCTGTTGTGGTTTATGAAAAGTCTGGAAAACGTTCTGAAAAGAATGTTTCTATTTTAAAATATAAAAAAATATCCAAAAATCTCTTTAATCTAATTATTAAAGCTGAAGGCGGGTTACCTGTAAAACGATTTGTTGATGGTGATGATGTGACCCCTGGAATCACTCAAATGATGAGTGATAGGTGCACTTGTGTGGCATTTGATTTTCTTGAAATTAACCTAAATGATAACAATTAACTAATCCCTGTTTTTCAGATTATTCATGCCCATGAGAAAAAAAGGTAAACATGCTAGACGTGCCGATCAACGAGCTGATAGACGTAGAAAAAAGACTGCAAAATCTGGAAAGCCAAAATCTAGATAGAATCAACCTTTTTACATTCTAATTCCGCGAAGTGATACATTGGATCCGTTAGTACGACTAAAAGAAGCCCGTCTTAAAGGACTAATTCCAGATGATGTTTATGATCTTATTGTAAAACGATTTCCTATAACTGTAGAGGGAATTAATAGAATTGAAAAAGCATCTGGTATTCGTTACCCAACTGCTTACGTAGAACCCTCAATTGTTGTTTCATCTCCAAATCCTAATTCCTATGAGTTTGGAATATTATTTGCTAGAACAATCCCTGTATTTTTTGATGAAAAATTTCATGTAGTGATTCAAATTTCTGCACCTTTGGTTGCATATGGTCTAAAGGGTACAATTCATGCAATTCTGGCACATGAGTTTTTACATTTTCTTGAATTGACTAGAAAAATTTCTAAAATGGATTTACTTTCAGATGAAATTACTGGAAATCTCTTTGAAAGTGTTTATGCTGATGAGGGAAGATTGTTTGAGCCTAAGGCTGTGTTTAAAGATAGAACTTTGTTAGATCACATTACTAAACGATTTCCAGCAGGTTTTAGGGATTACAAATTAGAAGATAAAGTGATGAAATTTTGGATAGAGAAAAATCTTCCAAAAATCAATATTTCACTTGATTCTAAC includes:
- a CDS encoding tRNA pseudouridine(54/55) synthase Pus10; this translates as MTTLKEIIPISNELMKNYGLCDSCLGRLFSKQLNLSSNKLLGKKLKAHVKQSTKKCFICKNLLDNLSTYLKLMLDASSKYNYSSIVIGALIKPSIVDRDDYIKSKYKLRGIDSVKTDITKELGKQFVKKTKKIIDFLNPDLTFTINFKDESCQIRSKSIMLYGRYTKSERGLPQKQKSCTNCYGKGCKSCNLHGISEYDSIEGKISEFLFTKFGGTTTKFTWVGGEDQSSLVLGSGRPFFVKLQNPFKRNISLPKKIISDKVTIHNLKIISDPPKTPIKFNSLIELKISTEHEIIPENLKKLKNMLSNSVVVYEKSGKRSEKNVSILKYKKISKNLFNLIIKAEGGLPVKRFVDGDDVTPGITQMMSDRCTCVAFDFLEINLNDNN
- a CDS encoding signal recognition particle receptor subunit alpha produces the protein MLDGLKNNLRDAIKKIVKSSGIDEELIKELSKNVQRALLQSDVNVRLVLEITKQIETRSLNETPPPGLSRKDHIVKILYDELAKLLGKESDFDFKSDRQNKLIMLGIQGSGKTTVTAKLAKFLTKQGYSVGVIGADTYRPGALVQLRTMCEKSNVEVYGEPSNKNSPDIVKNGLKYFESLPLDVILIDTAGRHKEEKDLLSEMEQINKVAEPDLAILVIDGTIGQQCFNQAEAFHKTIPVGGIIITKLDSSAKGGGAIAASAATGAQIMYIGTGERIDDLEKFSPTRFVGRLLGMGDIQAVLDLAKRLENEGDDVRLKRISSGKMNMDDFFYQLEEVTKVGSLKGFLDNMPGLSGMVKDDQLDQMEGRVSKWRFIIQSMTKEEKADPDLMNSSRIKRISRGSGWPEHEVKELLKNYKNSKSMMKASKGRQMQGTLRRMGFG